In the genome of Xenopus laevis strain J_2021 chromosome 1S, Xenopus_laevis_v10.1, whole genome shotgun sequence, one region contains:
- the LOC108707261 gene encoding beta-1,3-galactosyl-O-glycosyl-glycoprotein beta-1,6-N-acetylglucosaminyltransferase 4 isoform X1 gives MLLQLLKISKDTIQMKRRRILHHFSTLVVCAFFLLGILKLLQSDPDPAYVLDPNLLISQSVRSRSFITKEPHGEINCTAIFELEPVEIGKSLEIRRKHIVDIKDEDVIAMTDDCEAYKYQRQFDLKPLSSEEKDFSIAYSLVVHKDAISVERLLHTIYSPANIYCIHYDQKSMPAFKKAMANLAKCLPNVFIASKLENVIYAHITRLQADLNCLSDLLKSPVQWKYVINLCGQDMPLKSNYELVAELKKLNGHNMLETSRPSDIKKKRHTFHHEVQNVEFYYKQMPVRTSVTKEPPPGNLEIFIGSAYFVLSHSFVSYIFGSPLVKEFLAWSEDTYSPDEHFWATLVRMPGVPGEIPRSQKHMTDLDSKTRLVKWSYLEGSLYPPCTGMHVRSVCIYGAGELRWLMNYGHWFANKFDPKVDPTLIKCLIEKLEEKQRDWVNMS, from the coding sequence AATGAAGAGGCGTAGAATTCTGCATCACTTTTCCACTCTGGTTGTGTGTGCATTTTTCCTGCTTGGAATTTTGAAACTTCTGCAAAGTGACCCAGACCCCGCTTATGTTTTGGATCCGAACCTATTGATTTCACAGTCTGTCCGCAGCCGGAGCTTCATCACAAAGGAGCCTCATGGAGAAATTAACTGCACCGCCATATTTGAGCTGGAGCCAGTTGAAATTGGGAAAAGTTTAGAAATACGGAGAAAGCATATCGTGGACATTAAAGATGAGGACGTTATTGCAATGACAGATGACTGTGAGGCCTATAAGTATCAAAGACAGTTTGACCTGAAACCTCTttcatcagaagaaaaagacttcTCCATAGCCTACTCCTTGGTCGTTCATAAGGACGCTATAAGCGTGGAAAGACTTCTCCATACAATCTACAGTCCAGCGAATATTTATTGCATTCACTATGACCAGAAATCAATGCCAGCTTTTAAAAAGGCTATGGCAAATCTGGCCAAATGTCTCCCCAATGTATTTATTGCCTCCAAACTTGAAAATGTGATCTATGCTCACATTACCAGGCTACAAGCAGATCTGAATTGTTTATCAGACTTGCTGAAGTCCCCTGTGCAATGGAAATATGTCATTAACTTGTGTGGACAAGACATGCCATTAAAGTCAAATTACGAGCTAGTGGCCGAATTGAAGAAGCTAAATGGGCACAATATGCTTGAGACATCTAGACCCTCCGACATTAAAAAGAAACGCCATACTTTTCACCATGAGGTGCAGAACGTGGAATTTTATTACAAACAGATGCCCGTCAGAACTTCTGTTACTAAGGAGCCCCCACCGGGCAATCTTGAGATCTTTATTGGAAGTGCCTACTTTGTTTTAAGCCATTCGTTTGTAAGTTATATTTTTGGTAGCCCCTTGGTTAAAGAATTTTTAGCTTGGTCAGAAGACACCTATTCCCCAGATGAACATTTCTGGGCGACCCTGGTACGTATGCCAGGGGTCCCCGGTGAAATCCCAAGGTCTCAGAAGCACATGACAGACCTTGATAGCAAAACTCGACTTGTGAAGTGGTCGTATCTTGAAGGAAGCCTTTACCCCCCATGCACTGGAATGCACGTCCGCAGCGTGTGCATTTATGGCGCCGGCGAACTGCGCTGGCTTATGAATTATGGTCATTGGTTTGCCAATAAATTTGACCCCAAAGTAGATCCTACTCTGATAAAGTGCTTAATTGAAAAACTTGAGGAAAAACAAAGAGATTGGGTAAACATGTCCTAG
- the LOC108707261 gene encoding beta-1,3-galactosyl-O-glycosyl-glycoprotein beta-1,6-N-acetylglucosaminyltransferase 4 isoform X2: MKRRRILHHFSTLVVCAFFLLGILKLLQSDPDPAYVLDPNLLISQSVRSRSFITKEPHGEINCTAIFELEPVEIGKSLEIRRKHIVDIKDEDVIAMTDDCEAYKYQRQFDLKPLSSEEKDFSIAYSLVVHKDAISVERLLHTIYSPANIYCIHYDQKSMPAFKKAMANLAKCLPNVFIASKLENVIYAHITRLQADLNCLSDLLKSPVQWKYVINLCGQDMPLKSNYELVAELKKLNGHNMLETSRPSDIKKKRHTFHHEVQNVEFYYKQMPVRTSVTKEPPPGNLEIFIGSAYFVLSHSFVSYIFGSPLVKEFLAWSEDTYSPDEHFWATLVRMPGVPGEIPRSQKHMTDLDSKTRLVKWSYLEGSLYPPCTGMHVRSVCIYGAGELRWLMNYGHWFANKFDPKVDPTLIKCLIEKLEEKQRDWVNMS, encoded by the coding sequence ATGAAGAGGCGTAGAATTCTGCATCACTTTTCCACTCTGGTTGTGTGTGCATTTTTCCTGCTTGGAATTTTGAAACTTCTGCAAAGTGACCCAGACCCCGCTTATGTTTTGGATCCGAACCTATTGATTTCACAGTCTGTCCGCAGCCGGAGCTTCATCACAAAGGAGCCTCATGGAGAAATTAACTGCACCGCCATATTTGAGCTGGAGCCAGTTGAAATTGGGAAAAGTTTAGAAATACGGAGAAAGCATATCGTGGACATTAAAGATGAGGACGTTATTGCAATGACAGATGACTGTGAGGCCTATAAGTATCAAAGACAGTTTGACCTGAAACCTCTttcatcagaagaaaaagacttcTCCATAGCCTACTCCTTGGTCGTTCATAAGGACGCTATAAGCGTGGAAAGACTTCTCCATACAATCTACAGTCCAGCGAATATTTATTGCATTCACTATGACCAGAAATCAATGCCAGCTTTTAAAAAGGCTATGGCAAATCTGGCCAAATGTCTCCCCAATGTATTTATTGCCTCCAAACTTGAAAATGTGATCTATGCTCACATTACCAGGCTACAAGCAGATCTGAATTGTTTATCAGACTTGCTGAAGTCCCCTGTGCAATGGAAATATGTCATTAACTTGTGTGGACAAGACATGCCATTAAAGTCAAATTACGAGCTAGTGGCCGAATTGAAGAAGCTAAATGGGCACAATATGCTTGAGACATCTAGACCCTCCGACATTAAAAAGAAACGCCATACTTTTCACCATGAGGTGCAGAACGTGGAATTTTATTACAAACAGATGCCCGTCAGAACTTCTGTTACTAAGGAGCCCCCACCGGGCAATCTTGAGATCTTTATTGGAAGTGCCTACTTTGTTTTAAGCCATTCGTTTGTAAGTTATATTTTTGGTAGCCCCTTGGTTAAAGAATTTTTAGCTTGGTCAGAAGACACCTATTCCCCAGATGAACATTTCTGGGCGACCCTGGTACGTATGCCAGGGGTCCCCGGTGAAATCCCAAGGTCTCAGAAGCACATGACAGACCTTGATAGCAAAACTCGACTTGTGAAGTGGTCGTATCTTGAAGGAAGCCTTTACCCCCCATGCACTGGAATGCACGTCCGCAGCGTGTGCATTTATGGCGCCGGCGAACTGCGCTGGCTTATGAATTATGGTCATTGGTTTGCCAATAAATTTGACCCCAAAGTAGATCCTACTCTGATAAAGTGCTTAATTGAAAAACTTGAGGAAAAACAAAGAGATTGGGTAAACATGTCCTAG